One stretch of Ornithinimicrobium ciconiae DNA includes these proteins:
- a CDS encoding arsenate reductase ArsC, translated as MKPSVLFVCVHNAGRSQMAAAYLHHLSNGRVEVRSAGSAPGAAVNPIAVEAMAEEGIDISANQPRVLTDEAVQASDVVITMGCGDACPIYPGKRYEDWELQDPAGQGIDTVRPIRDAIRHRVETLVTDLLTTDKS; from the coding sequence ATGAAGCCAAGCGTCCTGTTCGTCTGTGTCCACAACGCCGGCCGATCCCAGATGGCCGCCGCCTATCTGCACCACCTCAGCAACGGTCGCGTCGAAGTCCGCTCGGCAGGCTCAGCGCCCGGTGCAGCGGTCAACCCCATCGCTGTCGAGGCGATGGCAGAGGAGGGCATCGACATCTCGGCCAACCAGCCCAGGGTCCTGACGGACGAGGCCGTGCAAGCCTCCGATGTGGTCATCACCATGGGCTGCGGGGATGCCTGCCCCATCTACCCCGGCAAACGCTACGAGGACTGGGAGCTGCAGGACCCGGCCGGGCAAGGCATCGACACGGTCCGACCGATTCGCGACGCCATCCGACACCGTGTAGAGACGCTCGTGACCGACCTCCTCACGACTGATAAGTCCTGA
- a CDS encoding arsenate reductase/protein-tyrosine-phosphatase family protein: MTQPQPQPEQGPDDVPPHIATAVADLAYTFGDAFSHDQVQQAVVTAHRELATVSTVQDFLPVLVARMARERLTAAAQADGQIAKVVPELLFVCVHNAGRSQLAAALAGHLAPGKVHVRSAGSQPTGELNPAVIEVLAERGITLTDAYPKPLSGDVVRAADVIVTMGCGDACPVLPGKRYLDWDVADPAGQPLETVRDIRDDVQQRVSALLRDLDI; this comes from the coding sequence ACAGGGTCCTGACGACGTCCCGCCGCACATAGCGACGGCCGTTGCGGACCTGGCCTACACGTTCGGGGATGCGTTCAGCCACGACCAGGTGCAGCAGGCCGTCGTCACGGCGCACCGGGAACTGGCTACGGTGTCCACCGTCCAGGACTTCCTGCCGGTCCTGGTGGCCCGAATGGCCCGCGAGCGGCTCACCGCAGCAGCCCAGGCCGACGGTCAGATCGCCAAGGTCGTCCCCGAACTGTTGTTCGTCTGTGTCCACAACGCCGGTCGCTCTCAGCTCGCGGCCGCACTGGCAGGCCACCTGGCACCCGGCAAGGTGCATGTCCGCTCAGCCGGGTCCCAACCCACCGGGGAACTCAACCCCGCTGTCATCGAGGTGCTGGCCGAGCGGGGCATCACCCTCACGGACGCCTACCCCAAGCCACTGTCCGGGGACGTGGTGCGCGCCGCCGACGTCATCGTCACCATGGGGTGCGGCGACGCCTGCCCTGTCCTGCCTGGCAAGCGATACCTCGACTGGGACGTGGCCGATCCAGCCGGCCAGCCGCTTGAAACGGTCCGTGACATCCGCGACGACGTGCAGCAACGAGTCAGCGCCCTCCTGCGAGACCTCGACATCTGA